One genomic window of Medicago truncatula cultivar Jemalong A17 chromosome 1, MtrunA17r5.0-ANR, whole genome shotgun sequence includes the following:
- the LOC25484175 gene encoding probable indole-3-pyruvate monooxygenase YUCCA9, translating to MENLIRLVDNEEDAVSHRCIWVNGPIIVGAGPSGLATAACLKQQGVPFMVLERSNCIASLWQKRTYDRLKLHLPKQFCQLPNFPFPQEFPEYPTKKQFINYLESYAKHFEINPRFNECVQSAKYDETNGLWRVETVSNGNEVEYICRSLVVATGENAECVVPYIEGLGGEFKGEIIHACDYKSGESFRGKKVLVVGCGNSGMELSLDLCNHNASPSIVLRSSVHVLPREVFGKSTFGLAVMMMKWLPVWIVDKILLILAWLVFGNIEKYGLKRPLEGPLELKNTKGKTPVLDIGTLEKIRSGHIKVVPGIKRFTNGYVELVNGEKNQVDAVVLATGYRSNVPSWLKEGEFFSKNGFPKSPFPNGWKGTVGLYAVGFTKRGLSGSSYDAKQIAQDIAQVWKQEIKQKKHCTNACNKRCISQF from the exons ATGGAGAACTTGATTCGCCTAGTCGATAATGAAGAAGACGCAGTCTCACATCGTTGCATTTGGGTAAATGGTCCTATAATAGTAGGAGCAGGACCATCAGGTCTAGCAACAGCAGCATGTCTTAAGCAACAAGGAGTACCCTTCATGGTTCTTGAAAGATCAAATTGCATAGCTTCACTATGGCAAAAAAGAACATATGACAGATTAAAACTTCACCTCCCTAAACAATTCTGTCAACTACCTAACTTTCCATTCCCACAAGAATTTCCTGAATATCCAACAAAGAAACAgttcataaactatcttgaaTCCTACGCGAAACACTTTGAAATCAACCCGCGATTCAACGAGTGTGTTCAATCTGCTAAATATGATGAGACTAATGGGTTGTGGAGAGTTGAGACTGTTTCCAATGGAAATGAAGTTGAGTATATTTGTAGGTCGCTTGTGGTTGCTACTGGTGAGAATGCAGAGTGTGTTGTGCCTTATATTGAAGGGTTAGGTGGTGAATTCAAGGGTGAAATTATTCATGCTTGTGATTATAAATCAGGTGAAAGTTTTAGAGGGAAGAAAGTTTTGGTTGTTGGTTGTGGTAATTCTGGAATGGAACTTTCTCTTGATCTTTGCAATCATAATGCATCACCTTCTATTGTTCTTCGTAGCTCG GTTCATGTTTTGCCTAGAGAAGTTTTTGGGAAATCAACATTTGGATTGGCAGTTATGATGATGAAATGGTTACCAGTTTGGATAGTTGACaagattttgttgattttggcTTGGTTAGTGTTTGGTAATATAGAGAAGTATGGTCTTAAAAGGCCATTGGAAGGTCCTTTGGAGCTTAAGAACACAAAGGGTAAGACCCCTGTTTTGGATATTGGAACCTTGGAGAAAATTAGATCTGGTCACATAAAAGTTGTGCCTGGAATTAAGAGGTTTACTAATGGCTATGTTGAACTTGTTAATGGTGAAAAGAATCAAGTTGATGCAGTTGTTCTTGCTACTGGATATCGTAGCAATGTCCCTTCTTGGCTTAAG GAAGGTGAATTTTTCTCCAAGAATGGATTTCCAAAGTCACCATTCCCTAATGGTTGGAAAGGAACTGTTGGACTTTATGCTGTTGGGTTTACAAAGAGAGGGCTCTCTGGTTCTTCATATGATGCTAAACAAATTGCTCAAGATATTGCTCAAGTTTGGAAACAAGAGATTAAGCAAAAGAAACACTGCACTAATGCTTGCAATAAACGTTGCATTTCCCAATTCTGA